A genomic window from Candidatus Krumholzibacteriota bacterium includes:
- a CDS encoding TrkH family potassium uptake protein — protein MRNRFDTTHAVLHHTGMILALLGGTMLFPIVFVLVDGEFRRDAGTLGGFLFPAVLAAATGLLLHRLFRERRVTTIRAILVTGAGWAACSAFGAMPFAHAFGMSYLDAYFESMSGFTTTGITMLRGLDEMPRSILFWRSLMQWLGGLGILTFFLAFAYKGSGAHYLYGAESHKVGVDRPVPGLRNTLMIFLGIYAGFTLIVAVLLAASGVTLFDSLCHALTSLATGGFSTHDASVAFFRESGHPRHILIEYIIIAGMLLGGINFVVHYRLIHGSRRALADNTEMKHWWGILGGAVLLVLVERCWRMGAVGGDLLSAGFWRSLEENARLAIFQVVSIATTSGFATRDIASPVFGETAKIVFLVLMFIGGCVSSTSGGFKVQRIVILVRLMSRELFRMRSPRHTVSMVMVDGKSVSMNEIQRVGAIFYSWIALLVVGGIVTALLSRHDALASMSGMFSALGNIGPCYIPAEETAGLHPAIKILYIFGMLAGRLEILPVLLLFSPRAWLQ, from the coding sequence TTGCGCAACCGGTTCGACACGACGCACGCCGTCCTGCACCATACGGGGATGATCCTCGCCCTGCTCGGCGGCACGATGCTCTTTCCCATCGTGTTCGTCCTCGTCGACGGCGAGTTCCGGCGCGACGCCGGCACGCTCGGCGGCTTTCTTTTTCCCGCGGTGCTCGCGGCGGCCACCGGCCTGCTCCTCCACCGCCTGTTCCGCGAGCGGCGCGTCACGACGATCCGCGCCATCCTCGTCACGGGCGCAGGGTGGGCGGCCTGCTCGGCCTTCGGGGCGATGCCATTCGCCCATGCCTTCGGCATGAGCTATCTCGACGCCTACTTCGAATCGATGAGCGGGTTCACGACGACGGGGATCACGATGCTGCGGGGACTCGACGAGATGCCGCGCTCGATCCTCTTCTGGCGATCGCTCATGCAGTGGCTCGGCGGCCTCGGCATTCTCACCTTCTTCCTCGCCTTCGCCTACAAGGGCAGCGGCGCGCATTACCTCTACGGCGCCGAGAGCCACAAGGTAGGCGTCGACCGCCCCGTGCCGGGCCTCAGGAACACGCTGATGATCTTTCTCGGCATCTACGCCGGGTTCACGCTCATCGTCGCCGTCCTGCTCGCCGCCTCCGGCGTCACCCTCTTCGACAGCCTCTGCCACGCGCTGACATCGCTCGCGACCGGCGGCTTCTCCACGCACGACGCGAGCGTCGCCTTCTTCCGCGAGAGCGGCCACCCGAGGCATATCCTCATCGAGTACATCATCATCGCCGGCATGCTCCTCGGCGGGATCAACTTCGTCGTCCACTACCGCCTGATCCACGGTTCCCGCCGGGCCCTGGCCGACAACACCGAGATGAAGCACTGGTGGGGGATCCTCGGCGGCGCCGTCCTCCTCGTGCTCGTCGAGCGGTGCTGGCGGATGGGCGCCGTCGGCGGCGATCTCCTCTCGGCGGGGTTCTGGCGAAGCCTGGAGGAGAATGCCCGGCTCGCGATCTTCCAGGTCGTCTCGATCGCGACGACCTCGGGCTTCGCCACGCGGGACATCGCCTCCCCCGTCTTCGGAGAGACGGCGAAAATCGTCTTTCTCGTCCTCATGTTCATCGGCGGGTGCGTCTCGTCGACCTCCGGCGGGTTCAAGGTGCAGCGGATCGTCATCCTCGTCCGCCTGATGAGCCGCGAGCTCTTCCGCATGCGCTCGCCGCGGCACACCGTCTCGATGGTCATGGTGGACGGCAAATCGGTATCGATGAACGAGATCCAGCGGGTCGGCGCGATCTTCTATTCGTGGATCGCGCTGCTCGTCGTCGGCGGCATCGTCACCGCGCTCCTCTCCCGGCACGACGCCCTGGCCTCGATGTCGGGGATGTTCAGTGCCCTCGGCAACATCGGCCCCTGCTACATCCCCGCCGAAGAGACGGCGGGGCTCCACCCGGCGATCAAGATCCTGTACATATTCGGCATGCTTGCGGGACGGCTCGAGATCCTCCCCGTCCTGCTGCTCTTCAGCCCGAGAGCGTGGTTGCAATAA
- a CDS encoding TrkA family potassium uptake protein, with protein MYIIIAGAGRVGSEITRILVAKNHNVVAIDRDEQVCESIYAETGAMTINGSATELRILRRAGAEKADAIICLMHHEADNIACALLAKSLGIPHIVARLIDDAYEQAYTLSGISIIVRSVDLLINQILWEIERPKVKEVVTLKGGKAQIYTVRIPDKAKIVGMTISDIAKQKNFPAECVFMGVDREESGEFAITRGGYAIEAGDIVFLISKSEHIKQATDLLTATKR; from the coding sequence ATGTACATCATCATCGCCGGCGCCGGCCGCGTCGGCAGCGAGATCACCCGGATCCTCGTCGCGAAGAACCACAATGTCGTCGCGATCGACCGCGACGAGCAGGTCTGCGAGTCGATCTACGCCGAGACGGGTGCGATGACGATCAACGGAAGCGCCACGGAACTTCGCATTCTGCGGCGCGCCGGGGCCGAGAAGGCGGACGCGATCATCTGCCTGATGCACCACGAGGCCGACAACATCGCATGCGCCCTTCTCGCGAAGAGCCTCGGGATACCCCATATCGTCGCGCGGCTGATCGACGACGCCTACGAACAGGCCTACACCCTGTCGGGGATCAGCATCATCGTCCGCTCGGTCGATTTGCTGATCAACCAGATCCTGTGGGAGATCGAACGGCCGAAGGTCAAGGAAGTGGTGACCCTGAAGGGCGGCAAGGCGCAGATCTACACGGTCCGCATCCCGGACAAGGCGAAGATCGTCGGCATGACGATCAGCGACATCGCGAAGCAGAAGAACTTCCCCGCCGAGTGCGTCTTCATGGGCGTCGACCGCGAGGAGAGCGGGGAGTTCGCCATCACGCGGGGCGGCTACGCCATCGAGGCGGGGGACATCGTCTTCTTGATCTCGAAAAGCGAGCACATCAAGCAGGCGACCGACCTGCTGACCGCGACG